A portion of the Bacillus sp. V2I10 genome contains these proteins:
- a CDS encoding MerR family transcriptional regulator, with protein MSEDIGYFSKYVCEQLGVTAPTLRRWSQTMESCGHVFEKNGQNQRIYYEKEMKLLRDLKKLVDRGQPVEAAAKYLIEGGENKREQAASDQADNERTKDDQVQSSDIEKKLDTVLERLEQQERFNRELVLKLDAQQKYIDDSLKKRDQQLVTALRELQEAKKLAAPTKEEEEPSKENKDEKPKGWFSRLFG; from the coding sequence ATGAGCGAGGACATCGGATATTTTTCGAAGTATGTGTGCGAGCAATTAGGAGTCACCGCACCAACTTTAAGACGATGGTCGCAGACGATGGAGAGCTGCGGGCATGTATTCGAAAAGAACGGACAGAATCAACGAATTTACTACGAGAAAGAAATGAAGCTTCTGCGCGACCTAAAGAAGCTCGTCGATAGAGGGCAACCGGTAGAGGCTGCAGCAAAGTATCTGATTGAAGGCGGAGAGAACAAGCGCGAGCAAGCGGCAAGCGATCAAGCGGACAATGAGCGCACAAAGGACGATCAAGTGCAGTCGAGTGATATTGAAAAGAAGCTAGATACCGTACTCGAACGTCTGGAGCAACAAGAGCGATTCAATCGCGAATTAGTATTGAAATTAGATGCACAGCAGAAGTACATAGATGATTCATTAAAGAAACGGGATCAGCAGTTAGTAACAGCGTTGAGGGAATTGCAAGAGGCTAAAAAGTTAGCTGCGCCGACAAAAGAGGAAGAAGAGCCTTCAAAAGAAAATAAAGACGAGAAGCCAAAAGGATGGTTTTCCCGATTGTTTGGCTGA
- a CDS encoding cyclase family protein, producing MKNKAYIDLSHTIEDGLITYKGLPAPIICDYLSREESRKHYEKGTQFQIGKIEMVSNTGTYVDVPFHRYPDGKDLSETTIDKMAGLEGIIVHVDENNKEIDKELFYDLDIEGKAVLIHTGWDKHWNTDQYFENHPYLTEKAAKYLANRKAALVGIDSVNIDDTSGNARPVHTILLGQEILIVEHLCNLKELLNKNFLFYAVSPKIKGFGTFPVRAFAEVLN from the coding sequence ATGAAGAATAAAGCTTATATTGATTTAAGTCATACTATTGAAGATGGTCTTATAACTTACAAAGGACTTCCTGCTCCAATAATCTGTGATTATCTAAGTCGAGAAGAATCTCGAAAACATTATGAAAAAGGAACACAATTCCAAATTGGAAAAATAGAAATGGTCTCTAATACGGGAACTTATGTTGATGTTCCATTCCATAGATACCCTGATGGGAAAGACCTGTCGGAAACGACAATTGATAAAATGGCTGGCTTGGAAGGAATTATTGTTCATGTTGATGAAAACAACAAAGAAATTGATAAAGAATTATTTTATGACCTTGATATTGAAGGAAAAGCTGTTTTAATTCATACAGGTTGGGATAAACATTGGAATACAGATCAGTATTTTGAAAACCATCCCTATTTAACCGAAAAAGCAGCAAAATATTTAGCAAATAGAAAAGCTGCATTAGTTGGGATTGATTCTGTAAATATAGATGACACATCAGGAAATGCTCGCCCCGTACATACCATTTTACTGGGACAAGAAATACTAATTGTTGAACACTTGTGCAACTTAAAGGAACTCTTAAATAAAAACTTCTTGTTTTATGCTGTTTCTCCAAAAATTAAAGGATTTGGGACTTTTCCTGTTCGGGCTTTTGCGGAAGTATTAAACTAA